One window of the Pedobacter ginsengisoli genome contains the following:
- a CDS encoding serine hydrolase: MKRTLTLLLLSSINFLAIAQENNKPVDARLQGIDTLLNKVLKDQNIAGFSVAVVDGDKVIYSKGFGYRDVENKKPVTPNTLFSIGSSSKAFTSALLGILQKEGKLSLDGNAVSYLPQLRFFNDNMNNQITVRDMMTHRTGLSRYDASWYIFNTSNRDSIINRVRYMEPNAGLREKWQYNNYMFLAQGMIAEKLTGKTWEQNIKERFFLPLDMKRSNTSITEFQKDPDASLPYQLDGDVIKKMDYYNIDGMGPAGSINSSANDIANWIKVWISGGHYNGKEIISSDYIAQAASPQMVMGGGLPGSETDIYMSSYGLGWMISSYRGHYMVEHGGNIDGFSASVSFFPTDKLGVVVLTNQNTSAVPSIVLNSIADRLFKLKPIDWNNKTMEARRIAKEKSAGIKKEADLKQILNTKPSHSLKEYTGAFTNPGYGLLDIFGKNDSLFVKAGKYTAWLKHYHYDVFEWREINKDGKPDTSRSNIKFNFLTSTDGKIESLSASFEPGMKPPVFTLKPKVVNVDMKTLEQYVGEYTLGTMQVKVSVRNKVLYVFVPGQQDYETVALDDYNFNLKALNGYSVRFEVKGKEKAESVLFIQPNGTFKASRKNK, translated from the coding sequence ATGAAACGTACCCTTACCCTACTCCTACTATCCAGCATCAATTTTCTGGCTATAGCACAAGAGAATAATAAACCTGTAGATGCCCGTTTACAGGGCATTGACACCTTACTAAATAAAGTTTTAAAAGATCAGAATATAGCAGGCTTTTCCGTAGCAGTTGTAGATGGCGATAAGGTAATTTACAGCAAAGGTTTTGGCTACCGGGATGTAGAGAACAAAAAGCCGGTAACGCCAAATACTCTTTTTTCGATAGGCTCTAGCAGTAAAGCATTTACTTCGGCATTATTAGGGATATTGCAAAAGGAAGGAAAACTTTCTCTTGATGGTAATGCGGTATCATACCTGCCACAGTTACGTTTCTTTAATGACAATATGAATAACCAGATTACCGTGCGGGACATGATGACTCATAGAACGGGCTTGTCTCGTTATGACGCCTCGTGGTATATATTTAACACCAGTAATCGTGATAGTATTATTAACAGAGTGAGGTACATGGAACCAAATGCCGGACTGCGCGAGAAGTGGCAGTACAACAATTATATGTTTTTGGCGCAAGGTATGATCGCAGAAAAGCTGACCGGTAAAACCTGGGAACAGAACATAAAGGAAAGGTTCTTTTTACCTTTAGATATGAAACGTTCAAATACTTCAATAACCGAATTCCAAAAGGATCCTGATGCCTCCCTTCCCTATCAGCTGGATGGAGATGTTATTAAAAAAATGGACTATTATAATATTGATGGCATGGGGCCGGCTGGCAGCATAAATAGTAGTGCAAATGACATAGCAAACTGGATAAAAGTATGGATATCTGGCGGGCATTATAACGGAAAAGAAATTATATCTTCTGATTATATCGCCCAGGCGGCAAGTCCACAGATGGTTATGGGTGGTGGGCTACCTGGATCAGAAACTGACATTTACATGTCCAGCTACGGCTTAGGCTGGATGATTAGCTCGTACAGAGGACATTACATGGTTGAGCATGGAGGAAATATTGATGGTTTTAGTGCGAGTGTTTCCTTTTTTCCGACAGATAAGCTTGGGGTTGTTGTATTAACAAATCAAAACACGTCTGCAGTTCCATCTATTGTGTTAAATAGTATTGCCGATAGGTTGTTTAAATTAAAGCCTATCGACTGGAACAATAAGACAATGGAAGCCAGAAGAATAGCTAAAGAGAAAAGTGCCGGCATTAAAAAAGAGGCCGATTTAAAACAAATTCTAAATACAAAACCATCTCATTCATTAAAAGAATACACTGGGGCGTTTACTAATCCCGGATACGGATTATTGGATATTTTCGGTAAAAATGACTCCCTATTTGTAAAAGCCGGAAAGTATACTGCATGGTTAAAGCATTATCATTATGATGTGTTTGAGTGGAGGGAGATTAACAAGGATGGGAAACCAGACACCTCCAGAAGTAACATTAAATTTAATTTTCTGACCAGTACTGATGGCAAAATAGAAAGTTTATCCGCCTCGTTCGAACCTGGCATGAAACCGCCGGTTTTTACCTTAAAACCTAAAGTGGTTAATGTAGACATGAAAACGCTTGAGCAGTATGTTGGCGAGTATACTCTTGGAACTATGCAGGTTAAGGTATCAGTTAGAAATAAGGTATTGTATGTATTTGTACCTGGCCAACAGGATTACGAAACAGTTGCTCTAGATGATTACAACTTTAACTTAAAAGCTCTGAATGGCTATAGTGTTAGATTTGAGGTAAAAGGCAAGGAAAAGGCTGAAAGTGTGCTGTTCATCCAGCCTAATGGAACTTTTAAAGCGAGCAGAAAAAACAAATAG
- a CDS encoding alpha-L-fucosidase, with translation MKKHIIITFLMTLAFNCCIAQLLIPSTKPNSAQQAMIKRGYGMFIHFGINTFNNTEWSDGTLPLESYNPTNLDPDQWVLTAKKAGFRYVLLVTKHHDGFCLWDSKYTTYDVASSPVKMDIVKAVSDACKKYGIQFAVYYSLWDRKEPSYKDKDPQKYIDYMLNQLTELFTNYGSIGELWLDGGWDKKPSDWGIDQVYGLVKRYNPNCAVSVNHTIVNEEGKRNYTPPANMTVDNKFFFQYFPSDFRLWDPELAAKSDKKQYLHNGKSYYLPFEHTICISKRLNWFEKSEPLPTRDLDELEELFYWSTDNDNCLVMNVPPDQTGRIREYVANTAINLGKRLGLSLNKPLPRNGKFISVDKPVSANSVWDDKNNQYAGNAINDGKMNSRWAAKDTLAAIEMELNPSESFNKISIFEYQDTKRLPDGFSQIRVPRIQKYSIDIMQNGQWQTIYLSDEPMGDCKVIRLPLSYNTGKLRLKVLKATAPPSIYELSVINMPAKI, from the coding sequence GCTATTGATTCCGTCTACAAAGCCCAATTCGGCTCAGCAGGCTATGATTAAAAGAGGTTACGGTATGTTTATCCATTTTGGTATTAATACTTTTAACAACACTGAATGGTCTGATGGAACTTTGCCACTAGAGAGTTATAACCCTACAAATCTTGACCCTGACCAATGGGTACTTACTGCAAAAAAGGCCGGGTTTAGATATGTATTGCTGGTTACCAAGCATCATGATGGCTTCTGTTTATGGGATAGTAAGTATACAACTTACGATGTGGCTTCATCACCGGTAAAAATGGATATTGTAAAAGCTGTATCGGATGCCTGCAAAAAATATGGAATCCAGTTTGCTGTTTATTATTCATTATGGGACAGGAAAGAGCCATCATATAAGGATAAAGACCCTCAAAAATACATTGACTATATGCTTAACCAGTTAACCGAATTGTTTACTAATTATGGTTCAATTGGTGAATTATGGCTGGATGGCGGATGGGATAAAAAGCCATCAGACTGGGGTATTGATCAGGTTTATGGTTTGGTTAAAAGATATAATCCTAATTGTGCTGTGAGTGTAAACCATACCATAGTAAATGAGGAGGGAAAACGTAACTATACCCCTCCGGCAAATATGACTGTTGACAATAAGTTTTTCTTTCAATATTTCCCTTCTGATTTTCGTTTGTGGGATCCGGAATTAGCTGCAAAATCAGATAAGAAACAATACCTGCACAATGGTAAATCATACTACCTTCCTTTTGAGCATACCATTTGCATTAGTAAAAGATTGAATTGGTTTGAAAAATCGGAGCCATTGCCAACCAGAGATCTAGATGAATTGGAAGAATTGTTTTACTGGAGCACAGACAATGATAATTGCCTGGTAATGAATGTACCTCCTGACCAAACCGGACGCATACGAGAGTATGTGGCCAACACTGCAATAAACCTGGGTAAAAGACTTGGCTTATCTTTAAATAAACCTCTACCTCGGAACGGTAAATTTATTTCGGTGGATAAGCCTGTTTCTGCAAATAGTGTTTGGGATGATAAAAACAACCAATATGCGGGCAATGCGATTAATGATGGCAAAATGAATAGTCGCTGGGCAGCTAAAGATACATTGGCTGCTATTGAAATGGAGCTAAATCCCTCCGAATCATTTAATAAAATCAGCATTTTTGAATATCAGGACACTAAAAGGTTGCCCGATGGTTTTTCTCAGATAAGAGTTCCGCGCATACAAAAATATAGCATTGATATTATGCAGAATGGACAATGGCAAACCATTTACCTTTCTGATGAGCCTATGGGAGATTGTAAGGTGATTAGATTGCCTTTGAGCTATAATACCGGCAAACTGCGGCTTAAGGTGCTAAAAGCTACTGCCCCACCCTCAATTTATGAATTGAGTGTAATTAATATGCCCGCAAAAATTTAA